The following proteins are encoded in a genomic region of Arachis ipaensis cultivar K30076 chromosome B02, Araip1.1, whole genome shotgun sequence:
- the LOC107628036 gene encoding dof zinc finger protein DOF3.5 — protein sequence MESVWKPNVEISPNCPRCGSSNTKFCYYNNYSLTQPRYFCKGCRRYWTKGGSLRNVPVGGGCRKNRRGNKTLRQSLEGLNFKNSSSSPSHDHTSNNPNPNPIIGHHHSNRSSSPVIADGPNIDLALVYANFLNQKPNSGDGVVENNNNNQDHHHHQLLQPVFDDPSLEDGPSSTNFPPHQEFGLNGCINLPELPKFVGEGNNHQMYLKEFNSSMEIHHQRDNNNNNNDGPIEHCSINTFELPPLPGDEEASHHHHHHQHLMWSNDNNPEMIMVNHDAFHDQVATHHHHHPPLFGSEAHHDADLLIGNWSPFDLPSSNDASSFSRHR from the coding sequence ATGGAGAGTGTGTGGAAGCCTAATGTTGAGATATCCCCAAATTGCCCTCGGTGTGGTTCCTCCAACACAAAGTTTTGCTACTACAACAACTACAGCTTAACTCAACCAAGGTACTTTTGCAAGGGCTGTAGAAGGTACTGGACAAAAGGTGGGTCCCTCCGGAACGTTCCGGTCGGCGGCGGCTGCCGGAAGAATAGAAGAGGTAATAAAACCCTAAGACAATCCCTTGAAGGCCTTAATTTCAAgaattcatcatcatcaccatcacatGATCATACCTCaaataaccctaaccctaaccctattaTTGGCCATCATCATTCTAATAGATCCTCATCACCAGTGATAGCTGATGGACCAAACATTGACCTTGCCCTAGTTTATGCAAATTTCCTCAATCAAAAGCCAAATTCAGGAGATGGGGTGGTTGAGAACAATAACAATAATcaagatcatcatcatcatcaattattGCAACCAGTTTTTGATGATCCTTCTCTAGAAGATGGTCCAAGTAGTACTAATTTTCCTCCTCATCAAGAGTTTGGTCTTAATGGATGTATAAATCTTCCTGAGCTACCCAAATTTGTTGGTGAGGGAAATAACCATCAAATGTACTTAAAAGAGTTCAACTCTTCTATGGAGATTCATCATCAaagggataataataataataacaatgatgGACCAATTGAGCATTGTAGTATCAATACTTTTGAGTTGCCACCATTACCGGGTGATGAAGAAGCctcacatcatcatcatcatcatcaacatttGATGTGGTCAAATGATAACAATCCTGAGATGATAATGGTGAACCATGATGCCTTTCATGATCAAGTAGCcacacatcatcatcatcatccaccaCTTTTTGGGAGTGAAGCTCATCATGATGCTGACTTGTTAATTGGTAATTGGAGCCCCTTTGATTTGCCATCATCAAATGATGCTTCTTCATTTTCTAGGCATCGGTGA